One window of Nymphaea colorata isolate Beijing-Zhang1983 chromosome 11, ASM883128v2, whole genome shotgun sequence genomic DNA carries:
- the LOC116263946 gene encoding peroxiredoxin Q, chloroplastic, with protein sequence MACISVPKPSLTVVSASSPNKLVSSQSLTLKSSESHIHGLKLARFGLATPLAAPARTPSVVTIAAKVSKGSVPPNFTLKDQDGKNVSLSKYKGKPVVVYFYPADETPGCTKEACAFRDSYEKFKKSGAEVVGISGDDPSSHKAFAKKYRLPFTLLSDEGNKVRKEWGVPSDLFGTLPGRETYVLDRNGVVQLVYNNQFQPEKHVDETLKLLQKL encoded by the exons ATGGCCTGCATTTCCGTTCCGAAGCCCTCGCTGACGGTCGTTTCCGCTTCCAGCCCCAACAAACTCGTTTCTTCCCAGTCCCTCACCTTGAAGTCGTCCGAGTCGCACATCCATGGCCTAAAGCTCGCGAGATTCGGCCTCGCCACGCCTCTCGCTGCGCCAGCTCGGACCCCAAGCGTCGTCACCATAGCGGCTAAG GTGTCCAAGGGTTCTGTTCCACCAAATTTCACGCTCAAAGACCAGGATGGCAAAAACGTGAGCCTCTCCAAGTACAAGGGCAAACCCGTCGTCGTCTATTTTTACCCTGCGGATGAAACGCCTGGATGCACAAAGGAG GCTTGCGCATTTAGAGATTCTTATGAAAAGTTTAAGAAATCAGGAGCTGAAGTTGTGGGTATTAGTGGGGACGATCCATCATCACACAAG GCATTCGCCAAAAAATATAGGCTTCCTTTCACATTGTTGAGTGATGAGGGGAACAAGGTGAGGAAAGAGTGGGGAGTGCCGTCTGACCTGTTTGGTACATTGCCTGGAAGGGAGACCTACGTTCTTGACAGGAATGGCGTGGTCCAGCTGGTATACAACAATCAGTTCCAGCCAGAGAAGCATGTTGACGAGACCTTGAAGTTACTGCAGAAACTCTGA
- the LOC116263566 gene encoding uncharacterized protein LOC116263566 → MSRKMQHLQQCKMASLTPGVLLKLLERLKSRSTVPSGDHKPILLQVISIVPSLTGSGLWSSQGYFLKVSDSSHSTYVSLTADDNDLICTDKLHLGQFIYIDKMVEGNPVPLALGVRPLQGRHPFVGTPKDLMQMMVISEDDDCESLPEKKVGNSAGGGGWEGDNEKLNIRASIKEEKVSVASRYLKSSTDGKQKKGGDGGGREGGGGKKVEELGVAKDRTVGKKSGISEEVKDKGIKNRSTKEQKKQRNRTQDQRPVSAGRYLSRKENKDKAPGISTTPPCEQVSNSSKPKASATGKSSPTKAWRKPDTVKATARTDEGESPRQAISDNKKPTTCSSTWKSLPPEAVKLGKEVVRRRNVASFAAALALEEAAAAESLVKCLSMLSSLQSSSSSADIPLTFAKFFDLHQTLICAKKNSSLAIFSGKDKLNTSKDSQNRSSCIVSIETQQKEKIEWRTGDGGKEILELRAVLLKESEAWFLDFLEKALESHGRKTPASGRSRLQRMDVRSAIGIPEMKSINDWLDGWLVRKKEEGSEVGEVNDTVERLKKKCYEYLLSQ, encoded by the exons ATGAGCAGGAAAATGCAGCACTTGCAACAATG CAAAATGGCGTCCCTCACACCAGGCGTCCTACTGAAGCTGCTGGAGCGCCTCAAATCGAGGTCCACCGTCCCATCTGGTGATCACAAGCCTATTCTCCTGCAGGTCATAAGCATAGTCCCCTCTCTAACCGGGTCAGGCCTCTGGTCCAGCCAGGGCTACTTTCTCAAAGTATCAGACTCCTCCCATTCCACCTACGTCTCCCTAACAGCTGACGACAACGACCTCATCTGTACAGACAAGCTGCATCTGGGGCAGTTCATCTACATAGACAAGATGGTGGAGGGCAACCCAGTGCCCTTGGCCCTTGGAGTTAGGCCCCTACAAGGTAGGCACCCCTTTGTAGGGACGCCTAAAGACCTAATGCAGATGATGGTGATCTCTGAAGATGATGACTGTGAATCTCTGCCAGAGAAAAAGGTAGGGAATAGTGCTGGTGGAGGTGGCTGGGAAGGGGACAACGAGAAGTTGAATATTAGAGCTTCTATTAAAGAGGAGAAAGTGTCTGTTGCTTCAAGGTACTTGAAGTCGTCTACAGATGGGAAGCAGAAGAAgggtggtgatggtggtgggaGGGAGGGTGGAGGTGGGAAGAAGGTTGAAGAGTTGGGAGTCGCCAAGGACAGAACAGTTGGAAAGAAAAGTGGCATTAGCGAAGAGGTGAAGGACAAAGGAATTAAGAACAGAAGtacaaaggaacaaaaaaagcAG AGAAATCGAACTCAGGATCAGAGGCCTGTCAGCGCTGGCCGTTATCTTTccagaaaggaaaacaaagataaG GCGCCCGGTATTTCTACAACGCCACCATGTGAACAAGTTAGTAATTCATCGAAACCGAAAGCATCTGCGACAGGGAAGTCATCGCCAACGAAGGCGTGGAGAAAACCGGATACCGTCAAAGCTACAGCTCGCACGGACGAAGGCGAGTCGCCTCGACAAGCAATTAGTGATAATAAAAAACCTACAACCTGTAGCTCTACATGGAAGTCTCTTCCTCCTGAGGCAGTGAAGCTCGGCAAG GAAGTGGTAAGAAGAAGAAATGTGGCTTCATTTGCGGCAGCCCTCGCGCTGGAAGAAGCTGCTGCTGCAGAATCGCTTGTTAAGTGTCTTAG CATGTTGTCTTCTCTGcaatcttcttcatcatcagcAGACATTCCTCTTACCTTCGCCAAATTCTTTGATCTGCACCAAACCCTCATCTGTGCCAAGAAAAACAGCTCCCTGGCAATATTTTCTGGCAAAGACAAGCTTAATACGAGTAAAGACAGTCAGAACAGGAGCTCATGCATTGTGTCCATAGAAACGCAACAGAAGGAGAAGATAGAATGGAGAACTGGTGATGGAGGGAAAGAAATACTGGAGTTAAGGGCCGTCCTCCTCAAAGAATCGGAAGCGTGGTTCTTGGACTTCTTAGAGAAGGCACTAGAGTCCCACGGTCGGAAGACTCCGGCTAGCGGAAGGTCTAGACTGCAACGAATGGATGTGAGGTCGGCAATTGGTATTCCTGAGATGAagagtatcaatgactggttaGATGGATGGTTGGtcagaaagaaggaagaagggtcAGAAGTTGGCGAAGTAAATGACACTGTTGAGaggttgaagaagaagtgtTACGAATATCTGCTTAGCCAATGA